The Pseudomonas extremaustralis genome contains a region encoding:
- a CDS encoding DUF3999 domain-containing protein, protein MGKLSLAVLGVCTALSAWGQETPADFSVQVPLAVSGNGPWYRLELPLSVQLAARQADLSDVRVFNAAGEPQAYALSRQPAERTENRHVTDVKWFPLYAADARESVPGVTLKATAEGTLVEVKPSSAAKPGQQVLRGWVLDASAIKAPLQQLTLDWSHEQEGFQRFSIEASDDLQHWDAWGDGQVARLSFADERVEQHDVSLPGRVTRYLRLVWQGQAAPLLTSAKLVSASSSSQPLPLVWSQPLAGTRLEAGEYSWQLPVGLNVERLRIELKQPNSLAPVTLAGRRDSHQAWQPLSNGLLYRLTQNGQDVVQDELRLPGQVVNQLKLQVDERGGGLGVEAPALRFAVRATQLVFLARGEPPFTLALGNGSVKAANLPLSTLIPDGGAERLKALGQATLAGEVAVASPVVAVSPAAGTDWKKLGLWAVLLLGVAALGAMAFSLLRKPPAVR, encoded by the coding sequence ATCGGTAAGTTGAGCCTGGCCGTGCTGGGCGTGTGTACGGCATTGTCGGCGTGGGGCCAGGAGACGCCCGCCGACTTCAGCGTGCAGGTGCCGCTGGCGGTGAGTGGCAATGGTCCGTGGTATCGCCTGGAGTTGCCGCTGTCGGTGCAGTTGGCGGCGCGTCAGGCGGATCTGAGCGATGTGCGCGTGTTCAACGCCGCCGGTGAGCCGCAAGCCTATGCGCTGTCGCGTCAGCCCGCCGAACGTACCGAAAACCGCCACGTCACCGATGTGAAGTGGTTCCCGCTATACGCCGCCGACGCCCGTGAATCGGTACCTGGCGTGACGCTCAAGGCCACTGCGGAAGGCACCTTGGTGGAGGTCAAACCGTCTTCGGCAGCGAAGCCCGGCCAGCAGGTGCTGCGCGGCTGGGTGCTGGATGCCAGCGCGATCAAGGCCCCGCTGCAGCAACTGACCCTGGACTGGAGCCACGAGCAGGAAGGTTTCCAGCGTTTCAGCATCGAGGCCAGCGATGACTTGCAGCATTGGGACGCCTGGGGCGATGGGCAAGTGGCGCGCTTGTCGTTTGCCGATGAGCGGGTCGAGCAGCACGACGTCAGCCTGCCGGGGCGTGTGACGCGTTACCTGCGCCTGGTGTGGCAAGGCCAGGCGGCGCCGCTGCTGACCTCGGCCAAGTTGGTGAGCGCGTCCAGCAGCAGCCAGCCGCTGCCGTTGGTGTGGTCGCAACCGTTGGCGGGCACGCGGCTCGAGGCCGGTGAGTACAGTTGGCAGTTGCCGGTGGGTCTGAATGTCGAGCGGTTGCGTATCGAACTCAAGCAGCCTAACAGTCTGGCGCCGGTGACTTTGGCGGGGCGTCGCGACAGCCATCAGGCCTGGCAGCCGTTGAGCAATGGTTTGCTCTACCGCCTGACCCAGAACGGTCAGGACGTGGTGCAGGATGAGTTGCGCTTGCCGGGCCAGGTGGTCAACCAGCTCAAACTGCAGGTGGACGAGCGCGGCGGCGGCCTGGGTGTCGAAGCGCCGGCCCTGCGGTTTGCGGTGCGCGCCACGCAGTTGGTGTTCCTGGCGCGGGGTGAGCCGCCGTTCACCCTGGCGCTGGGCAACGGTTCGGTGAAGGCGGCGAATTTGCCGCTGTCGACGCTGATCCCCGATGGCGGCGCCGAGCGCCTCAAGGCGTTGGGCCAGGCCACGTTGGCGGGGGAGGTGGCCGTCGCATCGCCGGTCGTCGCCGTATCGCCGGCAGCCGGCACCGACTGGAAGAAGCTCGGTCTATGGGCCGTGCTCCTGCTGGGTGTGGCGGCGCTGGGGGCGATGGCCTTCAGTTTGCTGCGCAAGCCCCCGGCGGTACGTTAA
- a CDS encoding DUF2339 domain-containing protein has product MQWIFMLIGLALGWTLDESFGDAGIGALLGLGIGQAIRLTKLAAQAQQQAHQLESTQKALIALGERLRQLEVPAPTSQVIVEPPVPEPMPATPATELVWELPPELAPVAMVTEPSQPLPADAWAPAPTPAPAKAPAAPRGPNLIERAIRGARNWLFGGNTVLRVGVVLLFLGLAFLLRYATEGMVVPIELRYAGVAAAALGLLGLGWWLRLRNSNYGLMLQGTGIAVLYLTVFAAMRLHPLIDPSAALGLLVAVTVFSAILAITQDALGLACAAALGGFAAPILTSTGAGNHVALFSYFALLNAGILAIAWFKAWRLLNLIGFVGTFGIGFAWGLRSYAPQLLWSTEPFLIGFFLMYLAIGLLFTRRKLLEMNDAPENDSREALLRWSAAKGDYVDGSLLFGPPLVGFGLQFALVQHLEFAAAFSALGLGIIYMGLARLLSGGRALLLAETCLALGVIFASLAIPLGLDARWTAAAWAVEGAGIFWLGLRQQRPLARAFGVLLQVGSALAFLSELRIGEHTLLNGAPLGALLLGAALLFSFEQLRQASPQHTAEWERRGLPVLASLGLSFLYLLAPLLLQTQGTAISWAIAGLVTLLIGLRIGSRTFLFTAFGVQLLGGALFLLRLQGGDGAAVFSAGWSGLLTASLIGLALIGGMLLAARDETVRSDARLLRGLSLVLLAGLALINLAVLFVLPWDSASGVWAASGLLIIWLSLYLQQRVSFVFGLLLQLIGGASFLLAVPELLGPLSQEGLRPLGHSGFWTPMVLGLAALVGAWRLQREPHAPVFAVLKLQRLSDLLLVWGAAWWAVALIGEVLRFVPGALQGSFLLGIAAVSVAIWTLLAQRLRWASLGMLCTLLMPAAGAVLLVSAHDYYHPAAQFGWLAWLAVFGVHFISLRRLATVAGARVLSVAHVLGCWMLIGVLALELRYGLLLLSSEYNAWRWLGWAILPSLYLVLAAAPRAWPWPVSAYPREYRVLAALPLAVLMLGWFWLANSFSDGTATPLPYVPLLSPLDLGLLFALLGVYLWSRGVAPQRGARAELVAQAVAGISLFAFFTALVMRAAHHWGGVPFHLDALLASMLVQAGLSIVWTLIALGLMIGGHLRHRREVWLIGAALIAVVVAKLFFVELSNRGGLARIVSFIGVGGLLLVVGYFAPLPPKRAEPVSETEGASS; this is encoded by the coding sequence ATGCAATGGATTTTCATGCTGATTGGCCTCGCGCTCGGCTGGACGCTCGATGAGTCGTTCGGCGATGCGGGCATCGGTGCGCTGTTGGGGTTGGGCATCGGACAGGCGATTCGTCTGACCAAGCTTGCGGCACAGGCGCAACAACAGGCTCATCAGTTGGAGTCCACGCAAAAGGCGCTGATTGCCCTGGGTGAACGCCTGCGGCAACTCGAGGTGCCTGCGCCGACGAGCCAGGTCATTGTCGAACCGCCTGTTCCCGAGCCGATGCCGGCCACTCCGGCCACCGAACTGGTTTGGGAGCTGCCCCCCGAACTGGCGCCCGTGGCCATGGTCACCGAACCCAGTCAGCCGCTGCCGGCGGATGCCTGGGCACCGGCGCCCACGCCTGCGCCTGCCAAAGCACCTGCCGCTCCTCGCGGCCCTAACCTGATCGAACGCGCCATCCGCGGCGCACGCAATTGGCTGTTCGGCGGCAATACCGTGCTGCGTGTGGGCGTGGTGCTGCTGTTTCTCGGCCTGGCGTTCCTGCTGCGCTATGCCACCGAAGGCATGGTGGTGCCGATCGAACTGCGTTACGCCGGGGTCGCCGCCGCCGCCTTGGGCCTGCTGGGCCTGGGCTGGTGGCTGCGGCTGCGCAACAGCAATTACGGCTTGATGCTGCAAGGCACCGGTATTGCGGTGCTGTATCTGACGGTGTTTGCCGCGATGCGCCTGCACCCGTTGATCGACCCGAGCGCGGCGCTGGGCCTGCTGGTGGCGGTCACGGTGTTCTCGGCGATTCTGGCGATTACCCAGGATGCGTTGGGGCTGGCCTGCGCGGCGGCGCTTGGCGGTTTTGCCGCGCCGATTCTGACCTCGACCGGCGCCGGCAACCATGTGGCACTGTTCAGTTACTTCGCCTTGCTCAACGCCGGCATCCTCGCCATCGCCTGGTTCAAGGCGTGGCGCTTGCTCAACCTGATCGGTTTTGTCGGCACCTTCGGCATCGGCTTCGCCTGGGGCCTGCGTTCGTATGCCCCGCAGCTGCTGTGGAGCACCGAGCCGTTCCTGATCGGGTTTTTCTTGATGTACCTGGCGATCGGCCTGCTGTTCACCCGGCGTAAATTGCTGGAAATGAACGACGCGCCCGAGAACGACAGCCGCGAGGCGCTGCTGCGCTGGTCGGCAGCCAAGGGCGATTATGTCGACGGCAGCCTGTTGTTCGGCCCGCCGCTGGTGGGCTTTGGCTTGCAGTTCGCGTTGGTGCAGCACCTGGAGTTCGCCGCCGCGTTCAGTGCGCTCGGCCTGGGCATTATCTACATGGGCCTGGCCCGCCTGCTCAGTGGCGGGCGCGCCTTGTTGCTGGCGGAAACCTGCCTGGCCTTGGGGGTGATCTTTGCCAGCCTGGCCATCCCCCTGGGCCTGGATGCGCGCTGGACCGCCGCCGCCTGGGCGGTGGAAGGCGCCGGGATTTTCTGGCTCGGCTTGCGTCAGCAGCGCCCGTTGGCGCGGGCGTTTGGCGTGTTGCTGCAAGTGGGCTCGGCGCTGGCGTTCCTCAGCGAACTGCGCATCGGCGAACACACTTTGCTCAATGGCGCGCCCTTGGGTGCGCTGCTGCTCGGCGCCGCGTTGTTGTTCAGTTTCGAGCAGTTGCGCCAAGCGTCGCCGCAGCACACCGCCGAGTGGGAACGCCGAGGCCTGCCAGTGCTCGCCAGCCTTGGCCTGAGCTTTCTGTACCTGCTCGCGCCGTTGCTGTTGCAGACCCAAGGCACCGCCATCAGTTGGGCAATCGCCGGTCTGGTGACGCTGTTGATCGGCCTGCGCATCGGCTCGCGCACCTTTTTGTTCACCGCGTTCGGCGTGCAGTTGCTGGGCGGTGCGTTGTTCCTGCTGCGCTTGCAGGGCGGTGACGGCGCGGCGGTATTCAGCGCGGGCTGGAGCGGTTTGCTGACGGCATCGTTGATCGGCCTGGCCCTGATCGGCGGCATGCTGCTGGCGGCCCGCGACGAGACGGTGCGCAGTGATGCGCGGCTGTTGCGTGGGTTGTCGTTGGTGCTGCTGGCCGGCCTGGCGTTGATCAACCTGGCTGTGCTGTTCGTGCTGCCTTGGGACAGCGCCAGCGGGGTGTGGGCGGCCAGTGGTTTGCTGATCATCTGGTTGAGCCTGTACCTGCAACAGCGCGTCAGTTTTGTGTTCGGTCTGCTGCTGCAACTGATCGGCGGTGCTTCGTTCCTGCTGGCGGTGCCGGAACTGCTCGGGCCGTTGAGCCAGGAAGGTTTGCGTCCGCTGGGGCACAGCGGTTTCTGGACGCCGATGGTGTTGGGCCTGGCCGCTCTGGTCGGCGCCTGGCGCTTGCAGCGTGAACCCCATGCGCCGGTGTTTGCGGTGCTGAAACTGCAACGGCTGTCGGACCTGTTGCTGGTGTGGGGCGCGGCGTGGTGGGCCGTGGCGCTGATCGGCGAAGTGCTGCGATTTGTTCCCGGCGCACTGCAAGGCTCGTTCCTGTTGGGTATCGCGGCTGTGAGCGTGGCGATCTGGACGCTGTTGGCACAGCGTCTGCGCTGGGCTTCGCTGGGTATGCTCTGCACGCTGCTGATGCCGGCGGCGGGCGCGGTGTTGCTGGTGTCTGCCCATGATTACTATCACCCGGCGGCGCAGTTCGGCTGGTTGGCCTGGCTGGCGGTGTTCGGCGTGCATTTCATCTCGCTGCGCCGCTTGGCGACGGTGGCCGGGGCCAGGGTCTTGAGCGTTGCCCATGTGCTGGGTTGCTGGATGTTGATCGGCGTGCTGGCGCTGGAGTTGCGCTACGGCCTGTTGTTGCTGTCGAGCGAATACAACGCCTGGCGCTGGCTGGGCTGGGCGATTCTGCCGAGCCTGTACCTGGTGCTGGCAGCTGCGCCACGTGCTTGGCCGTGGCCGGTGTCGGCTTATCCGCGTGAATACCGCGTGCTGGCGGCCCTGCCGCTGGCAGTGTTGATGCTGGGTTGGTTCTGGCTGGCGAACAGTTTCAGCGACGGCACCGCCACGCCGTTGCCTTATGTGCCGCTGCTCAGTCCGTTGGATCTGGGCCTGTTGTTTGCGCTGCTGGGTGTGTACTTGTGGTCGCGCGGCGTGGCGCCGCAACGCGGAGCACGGGCTGAACTGGTCGCCCAGGCGGTCGCGGGCATTTCGCTGTTTGCCTTCTTCACGGCCTTGGTGATGCGCGCGGCCCACCATTGGGGGGGCGTGCCCTTCCATCTGGATGCATTGCTGGCGTCGATGCTGGTTCAGGCGGGTCTGTCGATTGTCTGGACCCTGATCGCCCTCGGCCTGATGATCGGCGGCCACCTGCGTCATCGTCGCGAAGTGTGGCTGATCGGTGCGGCGTTGATTGCCGTGGTGGTGGCCAAGCTGTTTTTTGTCGAGCTGAGCAACCGTGGCGGGCTGGCGCGGATCGTGTCGTTCATTGGCGTGGGCGGGCTGTTGTTGGTGGTGGGTTACTTTGCGCCGCTGCCGCCCAAGCGCGCCGAACCTGTGTCGGAAACTGAAGGAGCATCCTCTTGA
- a CDS encoding glycogen/starch/alpha-glucan phosphorylase gives MSQEPLAREAEVAAFRDAVLTKLTYAVGKDPDHAFDHDWFEAIALAARDQMVDHWMDHTRRIYRKGQKRVYYLSLEFLIGRLLYDSLSNLGVLEIAREALAELGVDLERIRVLEPDAALGNGGLGRLAACFMESMSTLGIAGHGYGIRYEHGLFRQAIVDGWQQEQTERWLDFGNPWEFERAEVIYPIGFGGSVQTVPDASGKMIQVWAPNETVRAVAYDTPVVGWRGASVNTLRLWRARAVEDLHLERFNAGDHLGAVAEVARAESISRVLYPADSTEAGQELRLRQEYFFVAASLQDLLRRHKNMHGSVLSLGEHAAIQLNDTHPSIAVAELMRQLVDLHDVPWDAAWDVTVETLSYTNHTLLPEALETWPVGLMERMLPRHMQIIYLINAQHIDSLRAKGIHDFDVLRAVSLIEEDNGRRVRMGNLAFLGSHSVNGVSGLHTQLMRSTVFSELHKLYPERINNKTNGITFRRWLYQANPKLTDMLVDALGPDILDTMETRLTELETFAEKQAFRKAFAEQRLHSKRALAEIIHERLGIAVNPAAMFDVQVKRIHEYKRQLLNLLHTVALYQAIRAEPGTDWVPRVKIFAGKAAASYHQAKLIIKLTNDIARTVNNDPTVRGLLKVVFLPNYNVSLAESIIPAADLSEQISTAGFEASGTSNMKFGLNGALTIGTMDGANVEMHERVGGEHMFIFGLSAQQVEARKHAGEFNAGPDIAASHRLNDVLQAIRGGVFSPDDPGRYVGLIDGLIDYDRFLVCADFDAYWEAQARVEAHWHDSKEWWRSAVLNTARMGWFSSDRTIREYATEIWKALD, from the coding sequence ATGTCTCAGGAACCGCTTGCACGAGAAGCAGAGGTAGCCGCATTTCGCGATGCTGTCTTGACCAAACTCACCTACGCGGTGGGCAAAGACCCGGATCATGCCTTCGACCATGACTGGTTCGAAGCCATTGCCCTGGCCGCCCGCGACCAGATGGTCGACCACTGGATGGACCATACGCGGCGTATCTACCGCAAAGGCCAGAAGCGGGTTTATTACCTCTCCCTGGAATTTCTCATCGGCCGCCTGCTCTACGACAGCCTGAGCAACCTCGGCGTGCTGGAGATCGCTCGCGAAGCCCTGGCCGAGCTCGGTGTGGACCTCGAGCGCATCCGTGTGCTGGAGCCCGACGCGGCGCTCGGCAACGGTGGCCTGGGCCGTCTGGCCGCCTGCTTCATGGAAAGCATGTCGACCCTGGGCATTGCCGGCCACGGTTATGGCATCCGCTATGAACACGGGCTGTTCCGCCAGGCGATCGTCGATGGCTGGCAGCAGGAGCAAACCGAACGCTGGCTGGATTTCGGCAACCCATGGGAGTTCGAGCGCGCCGAGGTGATTTACCCGATTGGCTTCGGCGGCAGCGTCCAGACCGTGCCGGATGCTTCCGGCAAGATGATCCAGGTCTGGGCGCCCAACGAAACCGTGCGCGCCGTGGCCTACGACACCCCAGTGGTCGGCTGGCGCGGTGCCAGCGTCAACACCCTGCGGTTGTGGCGTGCGCGCGCCGTGGAAGACCTGCACCTGGAGCGTTTCAACGCCGGCGACCACTTGGGCGCCGTCGCCGAGGTGGCCCGCGCCGAGAGCATCTCCCGTGTGCTTTACCCGGCCGACAGCACCGAAGCGGGGCAGGAACTGCGGCTGCGCCAGGAATACTTCTTCGTCGCCGCCTCTTTGCAGGACCTGCTGCGCCGCCACAAGAACATGCACGGCTCGGTACTCAGCCTGGGCGAACACGCAGCGATCCAGCTCAACGACACCCACCCGTCGATCGCCGTCGCCGAGTTGATGCGCCAGCTGGTCGATCTGCACGATGTTCCGTGGGACGCCGCGTGGGATGTCACGGTGGAAACCCTGTCGTACACCAACCACACCCTGTTGCCCGAAGCCTTGGAAACCTGGCCGGTCGGTCTGATGGAGCGCATGTTGCCGCGGCACATGCAGATCATCTACCTGATCAACGCGCAGCACATCGATTCGCTGCGGGCCAAGGGCATCCACGATTTCGACGTGCTGCGCGCGGTGTCGCTGATCGAAGAAGACAACGGCCGCCGCGTGCGCATGGGCAACCTGGCGTTCCTCGGCTCCCATAGCGTCAACGGCGTGTCCGGCTTGCACACCCAACTGATGCGCAGCACGGTGTTCTCCGAACTGCACAAGTTGTATCCAGAGCGCATCAACAACAAAACCAACGGCATCACCTTCCGCCGCTGGCTGTACCAGGCCAACCCGAAACTCACCGACATGCTGGTGGACGCGCTGGGCCCGGACATCCTCGACACCATGGAAACGCGCCTGACGGAGTTGGAGACCTTCGCCGAGAAACAGGCCTTCCGCAAAGCGTTCGCCGAGCAGCGTCTGCACAGCAAGCGTGCCCTGGCCGAGATCATCCACGAGCGCCTGGGCATTGCGGTCAACCCGGCGGCGATGTTCGACGTGCAGGTCAAGCGCATTCACGAATACAAGCGCCAACTGCTCAACCTGTTGCACACCGTCGCGCTGTACCAGGCGATCCGCGCCGAGCCGGGCACCGATTGGGTGCCGCGGGTGAAGATCTTTGCGGGCAAGGCGGCTGCCAGTTATCACCAGGCCAAGCTGATCATCAAGCTGACCAACGACATCGCGCGCACCGTCAACAACGACCCGACCGTGCGCGGCTTGCTCAAAGTGGTGTTCCTGCCCAACTACAACGTCAGCCTGGCCGAAAGCATCATCCCGGCGGCGGACTTGTCGGAGCAGATCTCCACGGCCGGCTTCGAGGCGTCGGGTACCAGCAACATGAAGTTCGGCCTCAACGGCGCGCTGACCATCGGCACCATGGACGGCGCCAACGTGGAGATGCACGAGCGCGTGGGCGGCGAGCACATGTTTATCTTCGGCCTCAGTGCGCAGCAGGTGGAGGCGCGCAAACATGCCGGCGAGTTCAATGCCGGGCCGGACATCGCGGCGTCCCATCGTCTGAACGATGTGCTCCAGGCGATTCGCGGCGGGGTGTTCTCGCCAGATGATCCGGGCCGTTATGTGGGCTTGATCGACGGGCTGATCGACTACGATCGCTTCCTGGTATGCGCCGATTTCGACGCCTACTGGGAAGCGCAGGCGCGGGTCGAAGCGCACTGGCATGACTCCAAGGAGTGGTGGCGTTCGGCGGTGCTCAATACCGCGCGGATGGGGTGGTTCTCGTCGGACCGCACGATCCGCGAGTACGCCACCGAGATCTGGAAAGCGTTGGACTAA
- a CDS encoding YkgJ family cysteine cluster protein yields MKPQLIAAAELDRLETWQKYSAHMCGGCVSSCCTLPVEVKIKDLIRIGIVDEFERGDPPKNIAKRLQKEGIVERFNSKSEIFTLQRMSNNDCLYLDRKTRFCTIYDKRPDTCRNHPKIGPRPGYCAYKPKEVVRETNFKTLDKF; encoded by the coding sequence ATGAAGCCTCAACTGATCGCCGCCGCGGAACTCGACCGTCTCGAAACCTGGCAGAAATATTCTGCCCACATGTGCGGCGGCTGCGTGTCCAGCTGCTGCACGCTGCCGGTCGAGGTGAAGATCAAGGACCTGATCCGCATTGGCATCGTCGATGAGTTCGAGCGCGGCGACCCGCCGAAGAACATCGCCAAGCGCTTGCAGAAGGAAGGCATCGTCGAGCGCTTCAACTCCAAATCCGAAATATTTACCCTGCAGCGCATGAGCAACAACGACTGCCTGTACCTCGATCGTAAGACGCGCTTCTGCACTATTTATGACAAGCGCCCGGACACCTGCCGCAACCACCCGAAAATCGGCCCGCGGCCGGGGTATTGCGCGTACAAGCCCAAGGAAGTGGTGCGCGAGACCAATTTCAAGACTCTCGATAAGTTCTGA
- the typA gene encoding translational GTPase TypA, with translation MIENLRNIAIIAHVDHGKTTLVDKLLRQSGTLERNELNDERVMDSNDQEKERGITILAKNTAINWNGYHINIVDTPGHADFGGEVERVMSMVDSVLLLVDAQDGPMPQTRFVTKKAFEAGLRPIVCINKVDRPGARPDWVLDQIFDLFDNLGATEEQLDFQVIYASALNGIAGLDHTDMAEDMTPLYQAIVDHVPPPKVDRDGPFQMQISALDYNSFLGVIGVGRIARGSVKPNTPVVAIGADGKKRNGRILKLMGHHGLHRIDVEEAFAGDIVCVSGMDSLFISDTLCQPDTVEAMKPLTVDEPTVSMTFQVNDSPFCGKEGKFVTSRNIKERLDKELLYNVALRVEEGDSADKFKVSGRGELHLSVLIETMRREGFEMGVGRPEVIIRTVDGVKQEPFENVTIDTPEESQGKVMEEMGLRKGDLTNMVPDGKGRVRLEYNIPARGLIGFRNQFLTLTNGAGILTSIFDRYDTMKSGDMSGRQNGVLVSVETGKALTYSLETLQARGKLFVEHGQEIYNGQIVGLNSRDNDMGVNPTKGKKLDNMRASGKDETIALVPPVRFTLEQALEFIQDDELCEVTPKSIRLRKKILDEGERTRAAKKAKN, from the coding sequence GTGATCGAAAATCTACGTAACATCGCCATCATTGCTCACGTTGACCACGGTAAAACCACCCTGGTAGACAAACTCTTGCGTCAATCCGGCACCCTGGAGCGCAACGAGCTCAACGACGAGCGCGTGATGGACTCCAACGACCAGGAAAAAGAGCGCGGTATTACCATCCTGGCTAAAAACACCGCTATCAACTGGAACGGCTACCACATCAACATCGTGGACACCCCGGGCCACGCCGACTTCGGCGGCGAAGTAGAACGCGTGATGTCGATGGTCGACTCCGTGCTGCTGCTGGTTGACGCTCAAGACGGCCCTATGCCGCAAACCCGTTTCGTGACCAAGAAGGCTTTCGAAGCCGGCCTGCGTCCGATCGTGTGCATCAACAAGGTCGACCGTCCAGGCGCGCGTCCTGATTGGGTTCTGGACCAGATCTTCGATCTGTTCGACAACCTGGGTGCTACCGAAGAACAGCTGGACTTCCAAGTGATCTACGCCTCGGCCCTGAACGGCATCGCCGGTCTGGATCACACCGACATGGCCGAAGACATGACCCCGCTGTACCAGGCCATCGTTGACCACGTTCCACCACCGAAGGTTGACCGTGACGGTCCGTTCCAGATGCAAATCTCGGCACTGGACTACAACAGCTTCCTGGGTGTTATCGGTGTTGGCCGTATCGCCCGTGGCAGCGTCAAGCCGAACACCCCGGTTGTCGCTATCGGCGCCGACGGCAAGAAGCGCAACGGTCGTATCCTGAAGCTGATGGGTCACCACGGCCTGCACCGTATCGACGTTGAAGAAGCTTTCGCCGGCGACATCGTGTGCGTCAGCGGCATGGACTCGCTGTTCATCTCCGACACCCTGTGCCAGCCGGACACTGTCGAGGCGATGAAGCCTCTGACCGTCGACGAGCCAACCGTTTCCATGACCTTCCAGGTAAACGACTCGCCTTTCTGCGGTAAAGAAGGCAAGTTCGTGACTTCCCGTAACATCAAGGAACGTCTGGACAAAGAGCTGCTGTACAACGTGGCACTGCGCGTTGAAGAAGGCGACTCGGCTGACAAGTTCAAGGTTTCCGGCCGTGGTGAGCTGCACCTCTCGGTACTGATCGAAACCATGCGTCGCGAAGGCTTCGAAATGGGCGTTGGTCGTCCTGAAGTGATCATCCGTACCGTTGACGGCGTGAAGCAGGAACCGTTTGAAAACGTGACCATCGATACCCCTGAAGAATCCCAGGGCAAGGTCATGGAAGAGATGGGCCTGCGTAAAGGCGACCTGACCAACATGGTGCCGGATGGCAAAGGCCGTGTACGTCTGGAATACAACATCCCTGCTCGTGGTCTGATCGGTTTCCGTAACCAGTTCCTGACCCTGACCAACGGTGCTGGCATCCTGACCTCGATCTTTGATCGCTACGACACCATGAAGTCCGGCGACATGTCCGGCCGTCAGAACGGTGTTCTGGTTTCGGTTGAAACCGGCAAGGCACTGACCTACTCCCTGGAAACCCTCCAGGCGCGTGGCAAGCTGTTCGTTGAACACGGTCAAGAGATCTACAACGGTCAGATCGTTGGTCTGAACAGCCGTGACAACGACATGGGCGTCAACCCAACCAAAGGCAAGAAGCTCGACAACATGCGTGCTTCGGGTAAAGACGAAACCATCGCTCTGGTCCCACCTGTTCGCTTCACCCTGGAACAGGCCCTGGAATTCATCCAGGACGACGAGCTGTGCGAAGTCACGCCTAAGTCGATCCGCCTGCGTAAGAAGATCCTGGACGAAGGCGAGCGTACCCGCGCTGCCAAGAAAGCCAAGAACTGA
- the thiI gene encoding tRNA uracil 4-sulfurtransferase ThiI produces MKLIVKVFPEITIKSRPVRMRFIRQLAKNIRAVLRDLDPAVVVNGVWDNLELETRVTDPKALKDMTERLSCMPGIAHFLQVDEYPLGDFDDITEKCKLHFGSELEGKIFSVRCKRAGKHPFSSMDVEKYVGSKLRRECGAAGISLKAPQIEVRMEIRDQRLFVIHSQHNSIGGYPLGALEQTLVLMSGGFDSTVAAYQIMRRGLMSHFCFFNLGGRAHELGVMEVAHYIWKKYGSSQRVLFVSVPFEEVLGEILGKVDNSHMGVVLKRMMLRAASRIADQLQIDALVTGEAISQVSSQTLPNLSLIDCVTEKLVLRPLIASHKQDIIDLAEQIGTADFAKHMPEYCGVISVNPKTHAKRNRVEYEEQQFDMAILERALENAKLVPIDRVIDELGQDLRIEEVSEALAGQIVIDIRHPDAAEDEPLDIPGIDVQTLPFYALNARFKELDNSRQYLLYCDKGVMSRLHAHHLLSEGHANVRVYRPS; encoded by the coding sequence ATGAAATTAATCGTTAAAGTGTTCCCCGAGATCACCATCAAAAGCCGACCGGTACGGATGCGTTTCATCCGTCAGTTGGCCAAGAACATCCGTGCCGTGCTCCGCGATCTGGACCCGGCTGTGGTGGTGAACGGCGTGTGGGACAACCTCGAGCTGGAAACCCGTGTCACCGACCCTAAAGCCTTGAAGGACATGACCGAGCGCCTGAGCTGCATGCCGGGCATCGCGCACTTCCTGCAGGTGGACGAGTACCCGCTGGGCGACTTCGACGACATCACCGAGAAGTGCAAACTGCACTTCGGCAGTGAGTTGGAAGGCAAGATTTTTTCGGTGCGTTGCAAGCGTGCCGGCAAGCATCCATTCAGCTCCATGGATGTCGAGAAATACGTCGGCAGCAAGCTGCGTCGCGAGTGCGGCGCCGCCGGAATTTCCCTGAAAGCGCCGCAAATTGAAGTGCGCATGGAAATTCGCGACCAACGGTTGTTTGTGATCCACAGCCAGCACAACAGCATCGGCGGCTACCCGCTGGGTGCCCTGGAACAGACCCTGGTCTTGATGTCCGGCGGTTTCGATTCCACGGTGGCGGCCTACCAGATCATGCGGCGCGGCCTGATGAGCCACTTCTGCTTCTTCAATCTGGGCGGGCGTGCACACGAATTGGGCGTGATGGAAGTCGCGCACTACATCTGGAAAAAATACGGCAGCTCCCAGCGCGTGCTATTTGTGAGCGTGCCGTTCGAGGAAGTCCTCGGCGAAATTCTCGGTAAAGTCGATAACAGTCATATGGGCGTAGTATTGAAGCGTATGATGTTGCGCGCTGCGTCCCGAATCGCCGATCAATTGCAGATCGACGCGTTGGTGACCGGTGAAGCGATCTCCCAGGTTTCCAGCCAGACGCTGCCGAACCTGTCGCTCATCGATTGCGTGACCGAGAAGCTGGTGCTGCGGCCGCTGATCGCCAGCCACAAGCAGGACATCATCGACCTGGCAGAACAGATCGGCACCGCCGACTTTGCCAAGCACATGCCTGAATATTGCGGGGTCATTTCGGTGAACCCCAAGACCCACGCCAAGCGCAACCGCGTGGAGTACGAAGAACAACAGTTTGATATGGCGATTCTGGAGCGTGCGCTCGAGAACGCCAAACTGGTCCCGATCGATCGTGTCATCGACGAACTGGGCCAGGATCTGCGGATCGAAGAAGTCAGTGAAGCCCTGGCCGGTCAGATCGTCATCGACATCCGTCACCCGGATGCCGCTGAGGACGAGCCGCTGGACATCCCTGGCATCGACGTACAAACGCTGCCGTTTTATGCATTGAACGCGCGTTTCAAGGAACTGGATAACAGCCGTCAGTACCTGCTGTATTGCGACAAAGGCGTGATGAGTCGCCTGCATGCCCACCATTTGCTCAGTGAGGGGCATGCCAATGTGCGCGTTTATCGACCGAGCTAA